A stretch of the Hippocampus zosterae strain Florida chromosome 16, ASM2543408v3, whole genome shotgun sequence genome encodes the following:
- the LOC127588979 gene encoding CAP-Gly domain-containing linker protein 2-like produces the protein MNVLKSSGLKIPGRGPKHSSPMGRNATSCSPVPLKDNAPVKPGTPPKASEEGDEVAGDYTVGEQVWVNGVKPGVIAYLGETQFAPGQWAGVILNDLLGKNDGSVGGVRYFECQPLQGIFTRPSKLTRQPAAEGGDGLSAESLCAHNQTLQGGGGAPVGPRAAAAVPPLRDGLLNSAIKTGNESGSNMSDSGSVKKAGDKDLRAGDRVLVGGSKMGVIRYMGETDFAKGEWCGVELDEPLGKNDGAVAGTRYFQCLPKFGLFAPIHKVIRIGFPSTSPAKAKKSKRVAMGVSSLAHSPSSSSISSVSSVASSVGGRPSRAGLLTETSSRYARKISGTTALQEALKEKQQHIEQLLAERDLERADMAKATSRIGEVEKELSALKSQHVQYVSENEGALHQVTAALAGVQKAKVELANQLEEEKRKVEDLQFRVEEESITKGDLEQTTVEEQSRIAQLEEELRRTRAEIETLRVRPPGYAAAPALDAETLAPCRQETEALKLLAEKQSQEICELKLKVQQSTKENMDMMDAWKAKFDCLVSDHQRSLEELKASFSGGQSAPEGQEPGVQELRAALEGLKMEHQLEVENLKAKYKIEAAILTKEREDLCARLRDAKEQTGREAAEEEASDKLQRAEKRLAEMEVLQRELREQLEMSESKVSEYRALQEVNREEVQKLQEKLRVTANRLRAIQTDRDAHVIEDNHLSDEKLKQNIEEITEKLMKREKEVSTLTSQVEALKSQIGVLEGKVRTGERKAEALARDKVRVETELESMTRKSHDASGQLLSIGQELLKKEGSLNELRVLLLESRRHSREMDKDLNREMRKAEWKVKEQKLQEDIKTLRDKLLMLGRESFSPDHRRHSMLDPSALDSEVTRLRQQLLGTEDALRTALEHNQQVDQLVQAMGKHPEKSPMHGARKSANGIHHQEADSTQNEQH, from the exons CATTCCAGCCCGATGGGAAGGAACGCAACCTCCTGCTCCCCCGTGCCCCTCAAAGACA ATGCTCCGGTCAAGCCCGGCACGCCGCCCAAAGCGTCGGAAGAGGGCGACGAGGTGGCGGGCGACTACACGGTGGGCGAGCAGGTGTGGGTGAATGGCGTGAAACCCGGGGTCATCGCCTACCTCGGGGAGACCCAGTTCGCCCCGGGCCAGTGGGCCGGGGTCATCCTCAACGACCTCCTGGGCAAGAACGACGGCTCGGTGGGCGGCGTGCGCTACTTCGAGTGCCAACCCCTGCAGGGCATCTTCACGCGGCCCTCCAAGCTCACGCGGCAGCCGGCGGCCGAGGGCGGCGACGGCCTCTCCGCCGAGTCCCTCTGCGCCCATAATCAGACCCTGCAAGGCGGCGGTGGCGCCCCTGTCGGgccgcgggcggcggcggcggtgccgCCGCTCCGGGACGGCCTGCTCAACAGCGCCATCAAGACGGGAAACGAGTCGGGCTCCAACATGTCCGACAGCGGATCCGTCAAGAAAGCCGGCGATAAGGACCTGAGGGCAGGCGATCGTGTTTTG GTGGGGGGCTCCAAGATGGGGGTGATTCGCTACATGGGGGAGACGGACTTCGCCAAGGGGGAGTGGTGCGGCGTGGAGCTGGACGAGCCTCTGGGGAAGAACGACGGCGCCGTGGCTGGGACAag ATACTTCCAGTGCCTCCCCAAGTTCGGCCTGTTCGCTCCCATTCACAAGGTGATCCGCATCGGCTTCCCGTCCACCAGCCCGGCCAAGGCCAAGAAGAGCAAGCGCGTGGCCATGGGGGTGTCGTCGCTGGCCCACAGTCCCAGCAGCTCGTCCATCAGCTCCGTCAGCTCGGTGGCGTCGTCGGTGGGCGGCCGGCCGAGCCGCGCCGGCCTG CTGACGGAGACGTCGTCGCGCTACGCCCGCAAAATCTCGGGCACCACCGCGCTGCAGGAGGCGCTGAaggagaagcagcagcacatcGAGCAGCTGCTGGCCGAACGCGACCTTGAGCGCGCCGACATGGCCAAAGCCACCAGCCGCATCGGCGAGGTGGAGAAGGAGCTCAGCGCCCTCAAGTCGCAGCACGTGCAG TACGTGTCGGAGAACGAGGGCGCCCTCCATCAAGTGACGGCCGCCTTGGCCGGCGTGCAGAAAGCCAAGGTGGAGCTGGCCAATCAGCTGGAGGAAGAGAAAAG GAAAGTGGAGGACCTTCAGTTCCGAGTGGAGGAGGAGTCCATCACCAAAGGAGACCTGGAG CAAACCACAGTGGAGGAGCAGAGTCGCATTGCCCAGCTGGAAGAGGAGCTCCGCCGAACCAGGGCCGAGATTGAGACCCTGCGGGTTCGGCCGCCGGGCTACGCCGCCGCCCCAGCGCTCGACGCCGAGACGTTGGCGCCCTGCCGACAGGAGACTGAAGCCCTTAAATTGCTGGCGGAAAAACAAAGTCAGGAGATCTGTGAGCTGAAGCTGAAGGTCCAACAGTCCACTAAGGAGAACATGGACATGATGGATGCCTGGAAG GCGAAATTCGACTGTCTCGTGAGCGATCACCAGCGGTCgctggaggagctgaaggcctcCTTCTCCGGCGGCCAATCCGCACCCGAGGGCCAAGAGCCGGGTGTCCAGGAGCTGCGGGCCGCCCTGGAGGGCCTGAAGATGGAGCACCAGCTTGAGGTGGAGAATCTCAAGGCCAAGTACAAAATCGAAGCCGCCATCCTCACTAAAGAACGGGAGGACCTCTGCGCTCGCCTCCGAGACGCTAAGGAGCAAACGGGTCGGGAGgccgcggaggaggaggcctcCGACAAACTGCAGAGGGCTGAGAAGAGGCTGGCGGAGATGGAGGTGCTTCAACGGGAGCTGAGGGAACAGCTGGAGATGTCCGAGAGCAAGGTGTCGGAGTACCGAGCTTTGCAGGAAGTCAACCGGGAGGAGGTCCAGAAGCTGCAAGAGAAGCTGAGGGTGACGGCCAATCGGCTGAGGGCCATCCAGACCGACCGCGATGCTCAC GTGATCGAAGACAACCACCTTTCGGACGAGAAGCTAAAGCAAAACATTGAAG aaatcACAGAGAAGCTGATGAAAAGGGAAAAAGAGGTTTCCACCCTCACCTCCCAAGTCGAAGCGCTCAAATCTCAAATTGGAG TTTTGGAGGGCAAAGTTCGTACGGGGGAAAGGAAGGCGGAAGCTCTAGCGCGGGACAAGGTGCGCGTGGAGACGGAGCTTGAATCCATGACCAGGAAATCCCACGATGCCTCTGGGCAGCTGCTCAGCATCGGCCAGGAGCTGTTGAAGAaagaggg GAGCCTCAACGAGTTGCGGGTTTTGCTCCTGGAGTCGCGTCGGCACTCTCGCGAGATGGACAAAGACCTCAACCGCGAAATGCGCAAGGCCGAGTGGAAGGTGAAGGAGCAAAAACTGCAGGAGGATATCAAGACGCTACGGGACAAACTTCTGATGCTG GGCCGTGAGAGCTTCTCCCCGGATCACCGCCGTCACTCCATGCTGGACCCTTCGGCTCTGGACTCTGAGGTGACCCGCCTTCGCCAGCAGCTGCTCGGCACCGAAGACGCCCTGAGGACGGCCCTGGAGCACAATCAGCAGGTGGACCAGCTGGTGCAGGCCATGGGCAAGCATCCGGAGAAAAGCCCG ATGCACGGAGCCCGCAAATCAGCCAACGGAATTCACCACCAGGAAGCCGACAGCACTCAAAAC GAGCAGCACTGA